Part of the Natranaerovirga pectinivora genome is shown below.
ATTGATAACTTTGATATTTCCCATAATGTAAAATTCTCAACCTATGCAGTACCAATGATTATAGGGGAAATAAGAAGGTATTTGCGAGATAATAATTCAATTCGAGTAAGTAGGTCTTTAAGGGATACAGCTTATAAAGCTTTGCAAATAAAAGAAAGATTAATTAGAGAAAAATCAAAAGAACCAACAGTAAGTGAAATATCTCAAGAACTTGGCATTAGTAAAGAAGAAGTTGTTTTTGCATTAGACGCCATACAAGATCCAGTTTCTTTATACGAGCCAGTATATAGTGATGGGGGAGACTCCTTGTATATAATGGATCAGGTAAGTGATAAAAAAAATAAAGAGGAATCTTGGGTGGAATCTATTTCTTTAAAAGAAGCTATGAATAAATTATCAAAAAGGGAATATCATATATTAAAACTAAGATTTTTTGATGGAAAAACTCAAATGGAGGTGGCAAATGAGATAGATATATCTCAGGCACAAGTCTCAAGATTAGAAAAATCTGCATTGAAAAACATGAAAAAATATTTACATTAAGTAAAACGATTACTTGATTACAATAAGAGAAATATTTATGTATAAAGGAAATTTTGTTCTTTCGAGAGCAGAATTTCCTTCCTTAAATTTAAGGAGTTTTTTGGACATTTAGTATTTTCATAAAGGGGGTTTGGAAATGGTTAGAATATATGATATGAAACAAAAAGAGGTCATTAATTCTAAAGATTGTAAAAGATTAGGATTTATAGTGGATATAGAAGTGGATCTAAAAGATGGAAAATTGAAAAAACTTATAGTGCCTGGACCAGCAAAAGTATTTGGAATGTTTGGAAGAGATAAAGAATATCAAATTTCTTGGGATCAAATTAAGCAAATAGGTGAAGATATTATATTGGTGGATATAGATGAAGAAAAGGCTCTGATTAAAAGTGATTATTAGTACCCTTGACCAATACTAATATTTTAAATATAATTGAAAGAAAAAGCAATGGAGGAACAAGGGATGAAATGCCATTATTGTAATAATGACAATACAAAAGTAATAGATTCAAGGCCTGCTGAAGACAATAATTCCATTAGAAGACGTCGACAATGTGAAAAATGCGATAAGCGATTTACTACATATGAAAAAGTAGAAACAATCCCGTTGGTTGTCATAAAAAAAGATAAAAAAAGAGAGACTTTTAATAGAGAAAAACTTATGGCTGGTGTAGTTAGATCTTGTCACAAAAGACCAGTCTCTATGAAAGAAATTGAAAGCGTAGTAGATGACATTGAAAATATAGTTCACAATTCGATGCAAAAAGAAATAGAAAGTAAAGAAATTGGTGAACTTCTTATGGAAAAGCTTAAGAATATTGATGAAGTTGCTTATGTTAGGTTTGCATCTGTCTATAGAGAGTTCAAGGATGTAAATACTTTTATGGATGAACTTAAAAAAATATTAAATGAAACAAAATAAAAGGAATGTGAAAACATTTCTTTTTATTTCTTTAAAAGTTAGAAAAAGCTTGATGCGCAAGAACAAAGGTGACTTTAGATAAGAAGTTAGCAAATGTTTTTTAAGTGCCCAAGGCACTTGTTCTAAAAATTGAAAATGTCATTTACAAATCCTTGATCCCAAGTTTGTAAATGACATTTTCATAGTAATAATAGTTATATATAAGTATTATTTTATTGCAATTAAGCTATAGAATTAACGTTTTTAGTTAATCTTGAAACTTTTCTAGCAGCTGTATTTTTATGATAAATGCCTTTTGTAGTAGCTTTATCAATTTCTTTAATAGCTAATTGTAATTGCTCTTTTGCTAAAGCTTTATCATTAGCTTCAATAGCAGCTACAACTTTTTTAATACTTGACTTAACTTTAGACTTAATCATTTTATTTCTTAAAGTTTTAGTTGCAATAACTTTTATTCTTTTTTTAGCTGATTTAATATTAGCCAAACGGTACACCTCCAAATTTTCATTTTGTAATTAGACACGGACTATTGCACAATGTAAACAT
Proteins encoded:
- the sigG gene encoding RNA polymerase sporulation sigma factor SigG, giving the protein MAMNKVEICGVNTSKLPLLSNDEKKKLFDKILEGDLEAREAYIRGNLRLVLSVIQRFHNSNEYVDDLFQVGCIGLIKAIDNFDISHNVKFSTYAVPMIIGEIRRYLRDNNSIRVSRSLRDTAYKALQIKERLIREKSKEPTVSEISQELGISKEEVVFALDAIQDPVSLYEPVYSDGGDSLYIMDQVSDKKNKEESWVESISLKEAMNKLSKREYHILKLRFFDGKTQMEVANEIDISQAQVSRLEKSALKNMKKYLH
- the rpsT gene encoding 30S ribosomal protein S20, giving the protein MANIKSAKKRIKVIATKTLRNKMIKSKVKSSIKKVVAAIEANDKALAKEQLQLAIKEIDKATTKGIYHKNTAARKVSRLTKNVNSIA
- the nrdR gene encoding transcriptional regulator NrdR, with the translated sequence MKCHYCNNDNTKVIDSRPAEDNNSIRRRRQCEKCDKRFTTYEKVETIPLVVIKKDKKRETFNREKLMAGVVRSCHKRPVSMKEIESVVDDIENIVHNSMQKEIESKEIGELLMEKLKNIDEVAYVRFASVYREFKDVNTFMDELKKILNETK
- a CDS encoding YlmC/YmxH family sporulation protein; protein product: MVRIYDMKQKEVINSKDCKRLGFIVDIEVDLKDGKLKKLIVPGPAKVFGMFGRDKEYQISWDQIKQIGEDIILVDIDEEKALIKSDY